Proteins from a single region of Paraburkholderia aromaticivorans:
- a CDS encoding YcbK family protein, translated as MENLLIPSSIESMPRRQFLRSTALLTAAAWAPEVFAQQSGDYWSRPRALWLKRKETGEEVRTVYWADGQLVVDAYVQCCTLLRDVRAGSVVQMNPTLLDILCGVYGWFAQAGMERPIVVTSGYRTNATNNMTEGAARNSMHLVGRAADILVPDVPTDYLARLGMYLRGGGVGYYATKHFVHVDSGRLRTWAG; from the coding sequence ATGGAAAATCTCCTCATCCCGTCTTCGATCGAAAGCATGCCCCGCCGTCAGTTCCTGCGGAGCACTGCGCTGTTGACCGCTGCCGCATGGGCTCCGGAGGTTTTTGCGCAACAGAGTGGCGACTACTGGTCGCGGCCGCGGGCTCTCTGGTTGAAGAGAAAAGAGACCGGCGAAGAGGTTCGAACGGTGTATTGGGCGGACGGTCAACTGGTCGTTGACGCTTACGTGCAGTGTTGCACGTTGCTGCGGGATGTCCGGGCCGGATCTGTCGTTCAGATGAACCCGACGCTCTTGGACATTCTCTGCGGTGTGTATGGGTGGTTCGCGCAGGCCGGGATGGAAAGGCCGATCGTCGTAACGTCCGGATATCGCACGAACGCTACGAACAACATGACCGAGGGGGCCGCTCGAAACTCCATGCATCTTGTCGGTCGAGCTGCCGATATTCTTGTTCCTGACGTTCCTACCGACTATCTGGCGAGGCTCGGTATGTATTTGCGCGGAGGTGGCGTGGGGTACTACGCCACCAAGCATTTTGTGCACGTCGACAGTGGTCGGCTTCGGACATGGGCAGGCTAG
- a CDS encoding ParA family protein translates to MGMVFAVANQKGGVGKTMITLNLAGAYSHDDPSARVLVVDADSQNTSMRSSGVGEEPYPFVVTNMAAAGKGLGREISRMAQDYDLVLVDCPPSVDNLNTENVLQVANFVLIPMDASPSDAWSTQGMIQLVRRVIGPDPKRCGIVFNKVNTKRASYRDVSEVISEDSPYPVLKSVISMREVYKTAIGFGATVFSVKGQSTKQARQEITNVAMEMLGIMGISE, encoded by the coding sequence ATGGGGATGGTATTTGCTGTCGCCAACCAGAAGGGCGGGGTTGGGAAAACGATGATCACTCTCAATTTGGCCGGCGCATATTCGCATGATGACCCGAGCGCTCGAGTCCTCGTCGTCGATGCGGACTCGCAAAACACCTCGATGCGATCTTCCGGAGTAGGAGAGGAACCGTATCCTTTTGTTGTGACGAATATGGCGGCGGCGGGCAAAGGACTCGGACGAGAGATCAGTCGAATGGCACAAGACTATGATCTTGTGTTGGTCGATTGTCCGCCGAGTGTCGATAACCTGAATACCGAGAACGTTCTTCAGGTTGCCAATTTCGTTCTGATTCCAATGGATGCTTCTCCGTCCGACGCTTGGAGTACGCAGGGAATGATCCAGTTGGTCCGCCGGGTCATCGGCCCGGATCCCAAGCGCTGCGGCATCGTCTTCAACAAGGTCAACACCAAGAGGGCGTCCTATCGGGACGTCAGCGAGGTGATCTCAGAGGACAGTCCTTACCCGGTATTGAAGAGCGTGATTTCGATGCGGGAGGTCTATAAGACCGCTATCGGTTTCGGTGCGACAGTCTTCAGCGTGAAGGGGCAGTCGACCAAGCAGGCTCGCCAGGAAATCACGAATGTCGCTATGGAAATGTTGGGAATTATGGGTATTTCGGAGTAA
- a CDS encoding replication initiation protein, which yields MPKKPHQQNLTPEQQGPGLELKWLEQENAPDSDSYEVLARDGEPGTPQTPLFSADELFLPERPGTYRKPVAAIHAIPVQRDKNLKLSARKLMDALALAVQLDLRARGREAAQTLIRKIREDRAAPLFEIRTHRLAELAGLSTTNKDRIYDTLAELLNFQFIWNVLGEDGKVQYESIAAFIIRRDKGVGNQAGITRFAFEPEVLLWFLEPTMWANLNWSVMASFGRDAGSGEAAFGLYQNAWRYIGTNAKVTPILDLATWIDLILGPSRFVIIGEKKEKQAREYGEFKRTYLNPAIAMLNAHPALTHTIAVEEFKSGRKVTKLRFKFTEKRQQAFELPLGWPDDTIQKLKDLGFTEKDMSTLAQLYTHPQVKEAMSRMAVSETRLKARGEVIQSREAFFRAILRNVSNEQTQTEEADQKALEEARRLQQQTELQRRQEALEAKFKAHQRSLVARGLQSLPEDERNRLIQAHLKANPADRALYKEGETRAAWLILFQQWLINARQDLFQQWLPELHDRDFQTWLVWQFTARTDDEAGA from the coding sequence ATGCCAAAGAAGCCGCACCAACAAAACCTTACACCAGAACAACAGGGCCCCGGTCTCGAACTCAAATGGCTGGAGCAGGAGAACGCCCCGGATAGCGACAGCTATGAGGTGCTCGCGCGTGACGGGGAACCAGGGACGCCCCAGACGCCGCTGTTTTCGGCCGACGAGCTGTTCCTGCCAGAGCGCCCCGGCACCTATCGCAAGCCTGTCGCGGCTATTCACGCTATTCCGGTCCAGCGCGACAAAAACCTCAAACTGTCTGCCCGCAAGCTCATGGACGCGCTTGCGCTTGCCGTGCAACTCGATTTGCGGGCACGCGGCCGTGAAGCAGCTCAGACGCTGATCCGAAAGATCCGTGAAGATCGCGCGGCACCCCTCTTCGAAATCCGTACTCATCGGCTTGCCGAACTCGCAGGCCTATCGACCACGAATAAGGATCGGATATACGACACCCTTGCAGAACTGCTCAACTTCCAGTTCATCTGGAATGTGCTCGGCGAGGATGGCAAGGTGCAGTACGAGTCTATCGCAGCATTCATTATCCGTCGCGACAAGGGCGTCGGCAATCAGGCTGGGATTACGCGGTTTGCTTTCGAACCGGAGGTACTTTTGTGGTTCCTCGAACCGACGATGTGGGCGAACCTCAACTGGTCAGTAATGGCCAGTTTCGGGCGTGACGCGGGCTCGGGCGAGGCCGCTTTCGGCCTGTATCAAAATGCGTGGCGCTATATAGGAACCAACGCCAAGGTCACCCCGATACTGGATCTCGCGACGTGGATAGACTTGATTCTTGGCCCCTCGCGGTTCGTGATCATCGGCGAGAAAAAAGAAAAGCAGGCCCGCGAATACGGGGAGTTCAAGCGAACTTACCTAAATCCGGCAATCGCGATGCTAAACGCGCATCCAGCGCTGACTCACACGATCGCGGTGGAAGAGTTCAAGTCCGGCCGCAAGGTTACCAAATTGCGTTTCAAGTTCACGGAAAAGCGCCAGCAAGCTTTCGAACTGCCCCTTGGTTGGCCCGATGACACAATCCAAAAGCTGAAGGATCTGGGATTCACGGAAAAGGACATGTCGACCTTGGCCCAGCTCTATACCCATCCGCAAGTCAAAGAAGCAATGTCGCGTATGGCGGTCTCCGAGACACGGCTGAAGGCTCGAGGGGAGGTGATTCAGTCCCGCGAAGCGTTCTTCCGCGCCATCCTTCGTAATGTATCGAACGAGCAGACTCAGACAGAGGAAGCAGATCAAAAAGCCCTCGAAGAGGCTCGTCGACTTCAACAGCAAACCGAGTTGCAGCGCCGGCAGGAGGCCCTGGAAGCCAAGTTCAAGGCACACCAGCGTTCGTTGGTAGCAAGAGGGTTGCAGTCACTGCCCGAAGACGAGCGCAACCGCCTCATTCAGGCGCACTTGAAGGCTAATCCAGCAGATCGAGCGCTGTACAAGGAGGGAGAAACTCGCGCCGCTTGGCTCATCCTTTTCCAGCAGTGGCTCATCAATGCGAGGCAGGACCTTTTCCAGCAATGGCTACCCGAACTGCATGACAGGGATTTCCAGACCTGGCTCGTCTGGCAGTTCACCGCTAGGACCGACGACGAAGCCGGTGCGTAG
- a CDS encoding replication initiation protein, whose product MSDISTSSIRQLAVTTSKQSVSAEKRGTPVTMRKAKEAIFVFPEKPLSVLQRRLFNACVYFAQRNPGLQSWVVQLSQLEPIIGYNDSSNRRYIMGELISLMKAHVIWDATVNPQDRRLSVSTLLADVTHLVDQRAYEFSFSPKLREVLLNPEIWQRIDLAISQRFRSMGTAPLYEWCKRYERTGLTSRWAWEDFRHAVVGIVEEDSIYQQYKFFKSKILKRAIAEVNDLSDIEVTLKEYKNGRVVEQIQFEVRRKNSARPALESEPGELISAPSVTTLLEDVLRIGVTPNRAAQIINEYAPEDIRAALNHTVLRDAASNKEPLKNRASFFICSLEKGYAKPVALTPAVATTEPSAPLLTDAGLRESFMRSRDPLAEASFLAMALDEQANVLHDYNSRATHEQLRYDPAKKAKLSKTAFIRYLNLRLWGEPSDADVYAFHFPKAEA is encoded by the coding sequence ATGAGCGACATCAGTACAAGTTCAATTAGGCAACTGGCAGTCACAACTAGCAAGCAAAGCGTTTCTGCGGAGAAGCGCGGCACGCCAGTCACGATGCGCAAGGCTAAGGAGGCGATCTTCGTCTTTCCTGAAAAGCCGTTGTCCGTACTGCAGCGTCGCTTGTTCAACGCGTGCGTCTACTTCGCGCAGCGCAATCCAGGCCTTCAGAGTTGGGTCGTTCAGTTGTCCCAGCTTGAGCCGATCATCGGGTACAACGATTCGAGTAATCGTCGGTACATCATGGGCGAGCTCATCAGCCTGATGAAGGCCCATGTGATCTGGGACGCGACGGTAAATCCACAAGACAGAAGACTCTCGGTCTCTACCCTTCTGGCCGATGTGACACACCTGGTCGATCAGCGAGCTTATGAATTCTCTTTCAGCCCGAAGCTTCGAGAGGTCCTTCTAAATCCAGAGATTTGGCAACGCATCGACCTCGCCATCTCCCAGCGATTCCGTTCGATGGGCACCGCGCCGCTCTACGAATGGTGCAAACGTTACGAACGGACTGGACTTACGAGTCGCTGGGCGTGGGAAGACTTCCGCCACGCCGTGGTCGGCATCGTCGAGGAAGATTCGATCTACCAGCAGTACAAGTTCTTCAAATCGAAAATTCTCAAGCGAGCGATCGCGGAAGTGAACGATCTCTCAGACATTGAAGTGACCCTGAAGGAGTACAAGAACGGACGCGTCGTCGAGCAAATCCAGTTCGAGGTTCGACGGAAGAACAGTGCCCGGCCAGCACTCGAGAGCGAACCCGGGGAGTTGATTAGCGCGCCATCCGTGACGACACTCCTCGAGGACGTGCTTCGAATCGGAGTAACACCGAACCGAGCTGCCCAGATCATTAACGAATACGCACCGGAAGACATTCGAGCGGCGCTGAACCATACCGTTCTCCGCGACGCCGCCTCCAACAAGGAGCCGCTAAAGAATCGAGCATCCTTCTTCATCTGCAGTCTGGAGAAAGGGTATGCAAAGCCGGTAGCTCTCACGCCGGCCGTCGCCACAACTGAACCCTCTGCCCCTTTGTTGACCGATGCGGGGCTTCGCGAAAGCTTCATGCGCAGCCGAGATCCTCTGGCCGAGGCGTCGTTTCTTGCTATGGCGCTCGATGAACAAGCGAACGTTTTACATGACTACAACTCGAGAGCGACCCACGAGCAGCTGCGCTACGATCCCGCGAAAAAAGCGAAGCTCTCAAAAACCGCATTTATTCGCTATCTGAATCTTCGCTTATGGGGCGAACCCTCAGACGCAGATGTGTATGCCTTCCACTTTCCCAAAGCGGAAGCGTGA
- a CDS encoding ParB/RepB/Spo0J family partition protein: protein MSDQNQSAPQRRSSLVSSLRKGMDMERGAVDARLNAQEVGSAPMAGAGSTHSPSVPAYGGRGNTASVKPRLTLPLSDLVSNPYNPRTFYRPEKVDELAVKMKRDGQLEAIKVTENARFPGKHVIIDGEYRFRAKKSVADGFIDVEVFPALSDRDLFLIANSLNKDRTPQSLFDDALAYQKLLDDGVFPGQEDLAASLGISESLMSKILKLKKLPETLLRRMAESDEPLGISHAYNIALMFERKGLHTAEEVLDKVLAGEMSSKHLQDLNSRNDNGEGSRKKRAHYLARVQFAGADGTEYGQLKRFRDGRTELKLTGLSEEQQEALGERLEAVVREFMTGNAGSGA, encoded by the coding sequence ATGAGCGATCAAAACCAAAGTGCGCCGCAACGCAGAAGCAGCCTCGTGTCGTCGCTTCGCAAAGGTATGGACATGGAGCGGGGCGCTGTCGACGCCAGACTCAATGCTCAAGAGGTCGGCTCTGCCCCGATGGCTGGGGCCGGCTCAACTCACTCGCCGTCAGTTCCGGCGTACGGTGGCCGTGGCAATACCGCGTCGGTAAAGCCTCGCCTCACGTTGCCGCTGAGCGACCTCGTTTCTAACCCCTACAATCCGCGGACGTTCTACCGCCCCGAGAAGGTCGACGAGCTCGCAGTAAAGATGAAACGCGACGGGCAGTTGGAAGCGATTAAGGTTACCGAGAACGCGCGCTTCCCCGGTAAGCACGTGATCATCGACGGTGAGTATCGTTTCAGGGCGAAGAAAAGCGTCGCGGACGGGTTCATCGACGTCGAGGTTTTCCCCGCGCTGAGCGACCGTGACCTCTTCCTGATTGCGAACAGCCTTAACAAGGATCGCACGCCTCAGAGTTTGTTCGATGATGCGCTGGCGTACCAGAAACTGCTCGACGACGGTGTATTCCCGGGCCAAGAAGACCTGGCTGCAAGTCTCGGCATCAGCGAATCGCTCATGTCAAAAATTCTAAAGTTGAAAAAGCTGCCAGAAACGCTGTTGCGCCGTATGGCCGAGAGTGATGAGCCGCTGGGAATTTCTCACGCCTACAACATTGCGCTGATGTTCGAACGCAAGGGATTGCACACCGCGGAGGAGGTCCTCGACAAGGTACTCGCCGGCGAGATGAGTTCGAAGCATCTGCAAGATCTGAACTCCCGCAACGACAATGGCGAGGGCTCCCGGAAAAAGCGTGCCCACTATCTCGCTCGCGTCCAGTTTGCAGGAGCAGACGGCACCGAATACGGGCAACTGAAGCGGTTTCGGGACGGGCGCACCGAGCTCAAGCTCACCGGCCTCTCAGAAGAGCAACAGGAAGCACTGGGAGAGCGGCTGGAGGCCGTCGTGAGGGAGTTCATGACTGGCAACGCCGGTTCGGGCGCGTAA